One genomic region from Thermococcus sp. encodes:
- the rqcH gene encoding ribosome rescue protein RqcH gives MKEEMSSVDIRYVVRELQWLVGARVDKVYHDKDEIRIKLRTKEGRTDLILQAGRRFHLTSYVKEAPKSPSSFTMLLRKHLSGGFIDAIEQHGFDRIVKVRIGDYTLIGELFRRGNIILVDSEDKIVAALRYEEYKDRRIMPKADYRYPPARENPLEVSKERFLELMREDEGLELVRALARKLNMGGMYAEEISIRGGFEKTTPVKELSDDDLLRVYEAMLKTFNDEPKPNIVFKDGNMHDVVPIELKIYDGLEKHYFKTFSEALDEYFGRITIEKARVEQTKRLESKKRQLLTTLKKQGEMLKGFEEGAKVNQEVGDLIYANYSLIERLLEEFRKATETLGWDEFKKRIGEGKKAGNKIALMVKDIDPKEKAITVELEEKKVKLYLNKSIGENAELYYEKAKKFRHKYEGALKAYEDTERKLDEVEELIEEEMKKELNVRKIERRKKKWFEKFRWFVSSEGFLVLGGKDATTNEILIKRHMDESDLYCHADVYGAPHVVIKDGQRAGEKTIFEACQFAVSMSKAWNRGVYSEDAYWALPEQVTKQTPSGEYLDKGAFMVYGKRNWMRGLPLKLAVGVINYDGEDFVVCAPADAMRAHTDRYIVIRPGSLKKSELVKKIRRILEGWGHTMREEDIMAVLPPGNGDVVEVAG, from the coding sequence ATGAAGGAGGAGATGAGCAGTGTTGACATACGCTACGTTGTCAGAGAGCTTCAGTGGCTCGTTGGGGCACGAGTCGACAAGGTTTACCATGATAAAGATGAGATAAGGATAAAGCTCCGCACAAAGGAGGGAAGGACAGACCTCATCCTCCAGGCAGGAAGGCGGTTCCACCTCACGAGTTACGTTAAGGAGGCCCCGAAGAGTCCATCGAGCTTCACTATGCTCCTGAGAAAGCACCTCTCCGGCGGCTTCATCGACGCGATAGAACAGCACGGTTTCGACAGGATAGTCAAGGTTAGGATCGGAGACTACACCCTCATCGGTGAGCTTTTCAGGAGGGGAAACATAATCCTCGTTGATTCTGAGGACAAAATAGTCGCGGCCCTCCGCTACGAGGAATACAAGGATAGGAGGATAATGCCAAAGGCCGACTACCGGTATCCTCCGGCGAGGGAGAACCCGCTCGAGGTCTCGAAAGAGCGCTTCCTGGAGCTTATGCGGGAGGATGAGGGTTTAGAACTCGTCCGCGCCCTGGCGAGGAAGCTCAATATGGGCGGCATGTACGCGGAGGAGATTTCCATCAGGGGGGGCTTCGAGAAGACGACACCTGTTAAAGAGCTGAGCGACGACGACCTCCTGAGGGTTTATGAGGCAATGCTCAAGACTTTCAACGACGAACCGAAACCCAACATCGTCTTCAAGGACGGGAATATGCACGACGTAGTCCCGATAGAACTGAAAATCTACGATGGTCTTGAGAAGCACTATTTTAAAACCTTCAGCGAGGCCCTCGATGAGTACTTTGGCAGGATAACGATCGAGAAGGCGAGGGTAGAACAGACGAAGAGACTCGAATCAAAGAAGAGACAGCTCCTCACCACCCTGAAGAAGCAGGGGGAGATGCTGAAGGGCTTTGAAGAGGGTGCGAAGGTCAACCAAGAGGTAGGCGATTTAATCTACGCAAATTACTCCCTTATCGAAAGGCTCTTGGAGGAGTTTAGGAAGGCAACCGAAACCCTCGGCTGGGACGAGTTCAAGAAGAGAATTGGGGAGGGTAAAAAAGCAGGAAACAAGATAGCGCTCATGGTAAAGGATATCGATCCCAAGGAGAAGGCGATAACGGTAGAGCTTGAGGAGAAGAAAGTCAAACTGTATCTCAACAAGAGCATAGGTGAGAATGCGGAACTCTACTACGAGAAGGCCAAGAAGTTCCGTCACAAATACGAGGGAGCTTTGAAGGCATACGAAGATACCGAGAGAAAGCTCGACGAGGTTGAGGAACTCATCGAGGAGGAGATGAAGAAGGAGCTGAACGTAAGAAAAATCGAGCGAAGGAAGAAAAAATGGTTCGAGAAGTTTCGCTGGTTCGTTTCGAGCGAGGGATTCCTGGTTTTAGGCGGTAAGGACGCAACAACAAACGAAATCCTCATCAAGAGACACATGGATGAGAGCGACCTCTACTGCCATGCGGACGTTTATGGAGCACCACACGTCGTCATCAAAGACGGGCAGAGAGCCGGGGAGAAAACCATATTCGAGGCCTGTCAGTTCGCGGTTTCCATGAGCAAGGCATGGAATAGGGGAGTTTACAGCGAAGATGCCTACTGGGCGCTTCCGGAGCAGGTCACCAAGCAGACTCCGAGCGGTGAGTACCTCGACAAAGGGGCCTTCATGGTCTACGGGAAGAGGAACTGGATGAGGGGGCTCCCACTCAAGCTAGCGGTGGGCGTTATAAACTACGATGGTGAAGATTTCGTTG